Proteins from one Hydrogenophaga sp. SL48 genomic window:
- the ugpQ gene encoding glycerophosphodiester phosphodiesterase: MTTPHTLPPDGSHPAARSPWPYPRWIAHRGAGKLAPENTLAAFRHGAAHGYRMYECDAKLSADGVVFLLHDDTLERTSNGHGVAGEQPWVALSQLDAGSWHSRGHAGEPLPTLEAVARFCQANHHALNIEIKPTTGTELATGRAVAQAVLRLWNLPPNGSPTLPDGLPAPLLTSFQPEALAGAQAVAPGVRRGLLLESLWTGWRDTAIRLGCEAVVCDQVLWDATTVAQVRQADMRCLAYTVNEPAAAQRLVDLGLDGIITDRVDLFPSD, translated from the coding sequence ATGACGACGCCCCACACTCTGCCCCCCGACGGGAGCCACCCGGCAGCAAGGTCACCCTGGCCCTACCCGCGCTGGATCGCCCACCGCGGCGCGGGCAAGCTGGCCCCCGAAAACACGCTCGCCGCCTTCCGCCACGGCGCGGCCCATGGCTACCGCATGTACGAATGCGACGCCAAGCTCAGCGCCGACGGCGTGGTCTTCCTGCTGCACGACGACACGCTGGAGCGCACCAGCAACGGCCATGGCGTCGCAGGTGAGCAGCCTTGGGTTGCGCTGAGCCAGCTGGACGCGGGCAGCTGGCATTCGCGCGGCCATGCCGGCGAACCGTTGCCCACACTGGAGGCCGTGGCGCGGTTCTGCCAGGCCAACCACCATGCACTCAACATCGAGATCAAGCCGACCACGGGTACCGAGCTGGCCACCGGGCGCGCGGTGGCCCAGGCGGTGCTGCGGCTCTGGAACCTGCCGCCAAACGGCAGCCCGACCCTGCCCGACGGGCTCCCGGCACCGCTGCTGACCTCGTTCCAGCCCGAGGCCCTCGCCGGTGCGCAGGCGGTGGCGCCCGGCGTGCGCCGGGGCCTGCTGCTCGAATCGCTGTGGACCGGCTGGCGGGACACGGCGATCCGGCTCGGCTGCGAGGCCGTGGTCTGTGATCAGGTGTTGTGGGATGCCACCACGGTGGCGCAGGTGCGGCAGGCCGACATGCGCTGCCTGGCCTACACGGTCAACGAGCCGGCAGCGGCCCAGCGCCTGGTGGACCTGGGTCTCGACGGAATCATCACCGACCGGGTCGACCTGTTCCCATCGGACTGA
- the ugpC gene encoding sn-glycerol-3-phosphate ABC transporter ATP-binding protein UgpC, translating to MASISLRNVVKRYRTGKTELQVIHGVNAEIADREFIVIVGPSGCGKSTLLRMVAGLEDISGGDICIGERVVNTLEPAERDIAMVFQNYALYPHMTVFDNMAYGLKIKKVPIAEIKQRVDKAAGILELGHLLTRKPRELSGGQRQRVAMGRAIVRQPQVFLFDEPLSNLDAKLRAQTRLEIQKLHRELGITSLFVTHDQVEAMTLAQRMIVMNAGRMEQFGTPEEVYTRPATTFVASFIGSPPMNLLQHAPGGRPGSLLGIRPEHIDIGDSGWALQVETVELLGAERLVHARLGDEMLIIRTHEDQGAPAIGSTIHAQPREDRMHWFDAQTGQRQSGA from the coding sequence ATGGCATCCATTTCCCTGCGCAACGTGGTCAAGCGCTACCGCACCGGCAAGACCGAGCTGCAAGTGATCCACGGTGTGAACGCCGAGATCGCCGACCGCGAGTTCATCGTCATCGTCGGCCCATCGGGCTGCGGCAAATCCACGCTGCTGCGCATGGTGGCCGGTCTGGAAGACATCAGCGGCGGCGACATCTGCATTGGCGAGCGTGTGGTCAACACGCTGGAGCCGGCCGAACGCGACATCGCCATGGTGTTCCAGAACTACGCGCTCTACCCGCACATGACCGTGTTCGACAACATGGCCTATGGCCTGAAGATCAAGAAAGTGCCCATCGCCGAGATCAAGCAGCGCGTCGACAAGGCCGCCGGCATCCTGGAACTGGGCCACCTGCTGACCCGCAAACCGCGGGAGCTCTCGGGTGGTCAGCGCCAGCGCGTGGCCATGGGCCGCGCCATCGTGCGCCAGCCCCAGGTCTTCCTGTTCGACGAACCGCTGTCCAACCTCGACGCCAAGCTGCGCGCCCAGACCCGGCTGGAGATCCAGAAATTGCACCGCGAGCTCGGCATCACCTCGCTCTTCGTGACCCACGACCAGGTCGAAGCCATGACGCTGGCGCAGCGCATGATCGTGATGAACGCCGGCAGGATGGAACAGTTTGGCACCCCCGAAGAGGTCTACACGCGCCCGGCCACCACTTTCGTGGCCAGCTTCATCGGGTCGCCGCCCATGAACCTGCTCCAGCACGCGCCGGGCGGACGCCCCGGCAGCCTGCTCGGCATCCGCCCCGAACACATCGACATCGGCGACAGCGGTTGGGCGCTCCAGGTGGAAACGGTCGAACTGCTGGGGGCCGAGCGCCTGGTGCACGCGCGCCTGGGCGACGAAATGCTCATCATCCGCACCCACGAAGACCAGGGCGCGCCGGCCATCGGCAGCACCATTCACGCCCAGCCTCGCGAAGACCGCATGCACTGGTTCGACGCGCAGACCGGCCAGCGACAATCCGGGGCATGA
- the ugpE gene encoding sn-glycerol-3-phosphate ABC transporter permease UgpE: MIERRPGLTVLSHAVLILGVLVVGFPLYLTFVASTQTAEAIVQAPMSLLPGNQLIENYTAALQGTGMGAASNAPVGRMMMVSLITALVIAIGKIAISLLSAFAIVYFRFPFRMLFFWAIFVTLMLPVEVRIGPTYAVVASLGMLNTYAGLTVPLIASATATFLFRQFFLTVPDELVEAARMDGAGPMRFFKDVLLPLSTTSIAALFVIQFIYGWNQYLWPLLVTTEESMYPVVIGIKRMISGGDAATDWNIVMATAVLAMIPPALVVMLMQRWFVKGLVDTEK; the protein is encoded by the coding sequence ATGATCGAACGCCGCCCCGGCCTGACCGTGCTGTCCCACGCCGTGCTGATCCTCGGCGTGCTGGTGGTCGGCTTCCCGCTCTACCTGACCTTCGTCGCCTCCACCCAGACGGCAGAAGCCATCGTGCAGGCGCCGATGTCGCTGCTGCCGGGCAACCAGCTGATCGAGAACTACACCGCCGCGCTGCAGGGCACCGGCATGGGCGCCGCCTCCAACGCGCCTGTAGGCCGCATGATGATGGTCAGCCTGATCACCGCGCTGGTGATCGCGATCGGCAAGATCGCCATCTCGCTGCTGTCGGCCTTTGCCATCGTCTACTTCCGCTTCCCGTTCCGCATGCTGTTCTTCTGGGCGATCTTCGTCACCCTGATGCTGCCGGTGGAGGTGCGCATCGGACCGACCTACGCGGTGGTGGCCAGCCTGGGGATGCTCAACACCTATGCCGGCCTCACCGTGCCGCTGATCGCTTCGGCCACCGCGACCTTCCTGTTCCGGCAATTCTTCCTGACCGTGCCCGACGAACTGGTGGAGGCCGCGCGCATGGACGGTGCGGGCCCGATGCGTTTCTTCAAGGACGTGCTGTTGCCGCTGTCCACCACCTCGATCGCCGCGTTGTTCGTGATCCAGTTCATCTACGGCTGGAACCAGTACCTCTGGCCGCTGCTGGTGACGACCGAAGAGAGCATGTACCCGGTGGTGATCGGCATCAAACGCATGATCAGCGGCGGCGACGCCGCCACCGACTGGAACATCGTGATGGCCACCGCCGTGCTGGCCATGATCCCGCCCGCGCTGGTCGTCATGCTCATGCAGCGCTGGTTCGTCAAGGGTCTGGTGGACACCGAGAAGTGA
- the ugpA gene encoding sn-glycerol-3-phosphate ABC transporter permease UgpA: MASEKRVVFRSGWLPWVLLAPQVIVILVFFFWPAAQALLQSFQQSDAFGISTEWVGLQNFENLLKDDTYLASFQTTAVFSVLVAGLGIGISLVLAVFADRVVKATLIYRTLLIWPYAVAPAVAGVLWLFMLAPSIGVVSYALRAFGIEWNSLLNSTHAMTLIVLASVWKQISYNFLFFLAGLQSIPKSLIEAAAIDGAHPWRRFWTIQFPLLSPTTFFLFVINVVYAFFDTFAIVDAATQGGPGKDTAILVYKVYYDGFKALDLGGSAAQSVVLMVIVIALTVVQFRFVEKKVQY; encoded by the coding sequence ATGGCTTCTGAAAAACGCGTCGTGTTCCGCTCCGGCTGGCTCCCCTGGGTGCTGCTGGCACCCCAGGTGATCGTGATCCTGGTGTTCTTCTTCTGGCCGGCAGCGCAGGCGCTGTTGCAGTCGTTCCAGCAGTCCGATGCCTTCGGCATCTCGACCGAATGGGTGGGGCTGCAGAACTTCGAAAACCTGCTCAAGGACGACACCTACCTGGCCTCGTTCCAGACCACCGCGGTGTTCTCCGTGCTGGTCGCGGGGCTGGGCATCGGCATCTCGCTGGTGCTGGCGGTGTTCGCCGACCGCGTGGTCAAGGCCACGCTGATCTACCGCACGCTGCTCATCTGGCCCTACGCGGTGGCTCCGGCCGTGGCCGGTGTGTTGTGGCTGTTCATGCTGGCGCCCTCCATCGGCGTCGTGTCCTACGCGCTGCGCGCCTTCGGCATCGAGTGGAACAGCCTGCTCAACAGCACCCACGCCATGACGCTGATCGTGCTGGCATCGGTCTGGAAGCAGATCTCCTACAACTTCCTGTTCTTCCTGGCGGGCCTACAGAGCATTCCAAAGTCATTGATCGAGGCCGCAGCCATCGATGGCGCGCACCCCTGGCGGCGCTTCTGGACCATCCAGTTCCCGCTGCTCTCGCCCACCACCTTCTTCCTGTTCGTGATCAACGTGGTCTACGCCTTCTTCGACACCTTCGCCATCGTGGACGCGGCCACCCAGGGAGGCCCGGGCAAGGACACCGCGATCCTGGTCTACAAGGTCTACTACGACGGCTTCAAGGCGCTGGACCTCGGTGGCTCGGCGGCGCAGTCGGTGGTGCTCATGGTGATCGTCATTGCACTCACCGTGGTGCAGTTCCGTTTCGTCGAGAAGAAGGTCCAATACTGA
- the ugpB gene encoding sn-glycerol-3-phosphate ABC transporter substrate-binding protein UgpB, whose product MRKPFIPLSGLLALATLMSGPAHAQTEIQWWHSMTGGLNDWVLDLSNGFNASQKEYKIVPTYKGTYDETMPAAVAAFRAGNAPHILQVYEVGTATMMAAKGAIVPVGKVLADAGYKFDPKAYIPAVVGYYTAPNGQMLSFPLNSSTTVFNYNKDLFKKAGLDPNSPPKTWPEVVLAAAKLKASGVSCPFTTSWQGWTQLESFSTWHNTEFATKGNGFGGTSARLNFNSPLHVRHIENLANMAKQGLFVYRGRGNAADAPFYSGECAMATASSSTYASIKKNAKFDFGIAPLPYYPDVAGAPQNTVIGGASLWVMAGKKAPEYKGVAAFFNYLTNAEIQAKSHQRTGYLPITLASFEATEKAGFYKQNPGTDVAVNQMIRKTTEKSRGIRLGNFVQIRAIEDEELEQVWAGKKSAKEALDSAVKRGNELLVRFEAANKN is encoded by the coding sequence ATGCGCAAGCCATTCATCCCCCTCTCCGGCCTGCTGGCCCTCGCCACCCTCATGAGCGGCCCAGCCCACGCGCAGACCGAAATCCAGTGGTGGCATTCCATGACCGGCGGCCTCAACGACTGGGTGCTGGACCTCTCCAATGGCTTCAACGCCAGCCAGAAGGAATACAAGATCGTGCCCACGTACAAGGGCACCTACGACGAAACCATGCCGGCCGCCGTGGCGGCCTTCCGCGCCGGCAATGCGCCGCACATCCTGCAGGTCTACGAGGTCGGCACCGCGACCATGATGGCCGCCAAAGGCGCCATCGTTCCGGTGGGCAAGGTCCTGGCCGATGCCGGCTACAAGTTCGACCCCAAGGCCTACATCCCGGCCGTGGTGGGCTACTACACCGCCCCCAATGGCCAGATGCTGAGCTTCCCGCTCAACAGCTCGACCACCGTCTTCAACTACAACAAGGACCTGTTCAAGAAGGCCGGCCTGGACCCGAACAGCCCGCCCAAGACCTGGCCCGAAGTGGTGCTGGCCGCCGCCAAGCTCAAGGCCTCGGGCGTGAGCTGCCCCTTCACCACCAGCTGGCAGGGCTGGACCCAGCTGGAAAGCTTCTCCACCTGGCACAACACCGAGTTCGCCACCAAGGGCAACGGCTTTGGCGGCACCAGCGCGCGCCTGAACTTCAACAGCCCGCTGCACGTGCGCCACATCGAGAACCTGGCCAACATGGCCAAGCAGGGCCTGTTCGTCTACCGCGGCCGCGGCAACGCCGCCGACGCGCCGTTCTACTCGGGCGAGTGCGCGATGGCCACCGCCTCGTCGTCCACCTACGCCAGCATCAAGAAAAACGCCAAGTTCGACTTCGGCATTGCCCCGCTGCCCTACTACCCCGACGTGGCCGGCGCGCCCCAGAACACCGTGATCGGCGGTGCATCGCTCTGGGTCATGGCCGGCAAAAAGGCCCCGGAGTACAAGGGCGTGGCCGCGTTCTTCAACTACCTGACCAACGCCGAGATCCAGGCCAAGAGCCACCAGCGCACCGGCTACCTGCCGATCACGCTGGCTTCGTTCGAAGCCACCGAAAAGGCAGGCTTCTACAAACAGAACCCCGGCACCGACGTGGCCGTGAACCAGATGATCCGCAAGACCACCGAGAAGTCGCGCGGCATCCGTCTGGGCAACTTCGTGCAGATCCGCGCGATCGAGGACGAGGAGCTGGAGCAGGTCTGGGCCGGCAAGAAGTCCGCCAAGGAAGCGCTGGACAGCGCGGTCAAACGCGGCAACGAGCTGCTGGTGCGATTCGAGGCGGCCAACAAGAACTGA
- a CDS encoding DUF3683 domain-containing protein, with protein sequence MNAPTPLSLLVTAADDAPRLREIPYNYTSFSDREIVLRLLGERAWGLLDGLRGERRTGRSARMLYEVLGDIWVVQRNPYLQDDLLDNPKRRAALVEALHHRLGEVQKRRTPQDDAARDALVAELLTAAKAAVDGFARSFEEMAALRQRATKALRRLTAKDNIKFDGLSRVSHVTDATDWRVEYPFVVLTPDTEAEMAELVRGCFELGLTIVPRGGGTGYTGGAIPLTWKSAVINTEKLEAMTEVEFVAVPGHAEPLPTIWTEAGVVTQRVADAAERAGHVFAVDPTSAEASCVGGNIAMNAGGKKAVLWGTALDNLVSWRMVTPQAQWLEVTRLDHNRGKIHDAEVATFELKYFDANGKTPVRTEQLVIPGSTFRKEGLGKDVTDKFLAGLPGIQKEGCDGLITSARWLVHRMPEHVRTVCLEFFGNPKDCVPSIVDIKDFMFAEMKRPGGAILAGLEHLDDRYLKAVGYATKSKRGTLPKMVLVGDIVGDDADAVARATSEVIRLANGRSGEGFVAISAEARKKFWLDRKRTAAISKHTNAFKVNEDVVIPLPRMGEYTEGIERINIELSLRNKLKLCEALEAFFTRGQLPLGKTDDANDIPSAELLEDRVQQALALVREVRSLWAGWLRDVDTLFPQLQDHRLRASWKAQIRAPLQGIFTGAAFGPILAECTAIHQRVLKGRVWVALHMHAGDGNVHTNIPVNSDDYEMLQTAHEAVGRIMVLARSLDGVISGEHGIGITKLEFLTDDELRPFAEYKAKVDPEGRFNKGKLLRALSGVQGLAADTSLRSADLSNAYTPSFGLMGHESLIMQQSDIGAIADSVKDCLRCGKCKPVCATHVPRANLLYSPRNKILATSLLVEAFLYEEQTRRGISIKHWEEFEDVADHCTVCHKCLSPCPVKIDFGDVTMNMRNLLRKMGQKSFRPGNAAAMFFLNATNPETIKFMRSAMVDVGFKAQRLANNVLKLAARKQTSAPPATLGPAPIKEQVIHFINKKMPGGLPKKTARALLDIEDKDYVPIIRNPVGTTAETEAVFYFPGCGSERLFSQVGLATQAMLWHAGVQTVLPPGYLCCGYPQRGSGQFDKAEKIITDNRVLFHRVANTLNYLDIKTVVVSCGTCYDQLQGYEFDKIFPGCRIIDIHEYLLEKGITLPAGQGGYLYHDPCHTPMKLQDPMKTVKALVGDNVVESKRCCGESGTLGVTRPDISTQIRFRKEEEIKKGEAQLRAAGTVGAQDNIKMLTSCPSCLQGLTRYGDDLNNGLLEADYIVVEMANQILGKDWLPEYVAQANQGGIERVLV encoded by the coding sequence ATGAACGCTCCCACGCCGCTTTCGCTCCTCGTTACCGCCGCCGACGACGCGCCGCGCCTGCGCGAGATTCCATACAACTACACCTCCTTTTCGGACCGGGAGATCGTGCTGCGGTTGTTGGGCGAGCGGGCCTGGGGGCTGCTGGACGGCCTGCGTGGCGAACGCCGCACCGGCCGTTCGGCCCGCATGCTGTACGAGGTCCTGGGTGACATCTGGGTGGTGCAGCGCAACCCCTATCTGCAGGACGACCTGCTCGACAACCCCAAGCGCCGCGCCGCGCTGGTCGAGGCCCTGCACCACCGCCTGGGCGAGGTGCAGAAGCGGCGCACGCCGCAGGACGATGCCGCGCGCGACGCCCTGGTGGCCGAGCTGCTCACCGCCGCCAAGGCCGCGGTCGACGGCTTTGCCCGCTCGTTCGAAGAGATGGCCGCCTTGCGCCAGCGCGCCACCAAGGCGCTGCGCCGGCTGACGGCGAAGGACAACATCAAGTTCGACGGTCTTTCGCGCGTGTCGCACGTGACCGACGCCACCGACTGGCGCGTGGAATACCCGTTCGTGGTGCTCACCCCCGACACCGAGGCCGAGATGGCCGAGCTGGTGCGCGGCTGCTTCGAACTCGGCCTGACCATCGTGCCGCGCGGCGGCGGCACCGGCTACACCGGCGGTGCGATCCCGCTGACCTGGAAGAGCGCGGTGATCAACACCGAAAAGCTCGAAGCCATGACCGAGGTGGAGTTCGTGGCCGTGCCCGGCCACGCCGAGCCGCTGCCCACGATCTGGACCGAAGCCGGCGTGGTGACGCAGCGCGTGGCCGATGCGGCCGAGCGCGCCGGCCATGTGTTCGCGGTGGACCCGACCTCTGCCGAAGCCTCGTGCGTGGGTGGCAACATCGCCATGAACGCCGGTGGCAAGAAGGCCGTGCTCTGGGGCACGGCGCTGGACAACCTGGTGAGCTGGCGCATGGTGACGCCGCAGGCGCAGTGGCTGGAAGTCACGCGCCTGGACCACAACCGCGGCAAGATCCACGACGCCGAGGTCGCCACCTTCGAACTCAAGTACTTTGACGCCAACGGCAAGACGCCCGTCCGCACCGAACAGCTGGTGATCCCCGGCTCGACCTTCCGCAAGGAAGGCCTGGGCAAGGACGTGACCGACAAGTTCCTGGCCGGCCTGCCGGGCATCCAGAAAGAAGGCTGCGACGGCCTGATCACCAGCGCGCGCTGGCTGGTGCACCGCATGCCCGAACACGTGCGCACCGTGTGCCTGGAGTTCTTCGGCAACCCCAAGGACTGCGTGCCGTCCATCGTGGACATCAAGGACTTCATGTTTGCCGAGATGAAGCGCCCTGGCGGCGCCATCCTCGCCGGCCTGGAACATCTGGACGACCGTTACCTCAAGGCCGTGGGCTACGCCACCAAGAGCAAGCGCGGCACCTTGCCGAAGATGGTGCTGGTGGGCGACATCGTTGGCGATGACGCCGACGCCGTGGCCCGCGCCACCAGCGAGGTGATCCGCCTGGCCAACGGCCGCAGCGGCGAAGGTTTCGTGGCCATCAGCGCCGAAGCGCGCAAGAAATTCTGGCTCGACCGCAAGCGCACCGCGGCCATCAGCAAACACACCAACGCCTTCAAGGTGAACGAAGACGTGGTGATCCCGCTGCCGCGCATGGGCGAATACACCGAGGGCATCGAGCGCATCAACATCGAGCTCTCGCTGCGCAACAAGCTCAAGCTCTGCGAGGCGCTGGAAGCCTTCTTCACCCGCGGCCAGCTGCCGCTGGGCAAGACCGACGACGCCAACGACATTCCCAGCGCCGAGCTGCTGGAGGACCGCGTGCAGCAGGCGCTGGCGCTGGTGCGCGAAGTGCGCTCGCTCTGGGCCGGCTGGTTGCGCGATGTGGACACGTTGTTCCCGCAGCTGCAGGACCACCGCCTGCGTGCTAGCTGGAAGGCGCAGATCCGCGCGCCTCTTCAGGGCATCTTCACCGGCGCGGCGTTCGGCCCGATCCTGGCCGAATGCACGGCGATCCACCAACGCGTGCTCAAGGGCCGGGTCTGGGTGGCGCTGCACATGCATGCCGGCGACGGCAACGTGCACACCAACATTCCCGTCAACAGCGACGACTATGAGATGCTGCAGACCGCGCACGAAGCGGTGGGCCGCATCATGGTGCTGGCACGCAGCCTGGACGGCGTGATCTCGGGCGAACACGGCATTGGCATCACCAAGCTGGAATTCCTGACCGACGACGAGTTGCGCCCATTCGCCGAGTACAAGGCCAAGGTGGACCCCGAAGGCCGCTTCAACAAGGGCAAGCTGCTGCGGGCCCTGTCGGGCGTACAAGGGCTCGCCGCAGACACCAGCCTGCGCAGCGCCGACCTCTCCAACGCCTACACGCCCAGCTTCGGGCTGATGGGCCACGAGTCGCTGATCATGCAGCAGAGCGACATCGGCGCCATCGCCGATTCGGTCAAGGACTGCCTGCGCTGCGGCAAGTGCAAGCCGGTCTGCGCCACGCACGTACCGCGCGCCAACCTGCTCTATTCGCCGCGCAACAAGATCCTGGCGACCTCGCTGCTGGTTGAGGCGTTTCTGTACGAAGAGCAGACGCGCCGTGGCATCAGCATCAAGCACTGGGAAGAATTTGAAGACGTGGCCGATCACTGCACGGTCTGCCACAAGTGCCTGTCGCCGTGCCCCGTCAAGATCGACTTCGGCGACGTGACCATGAACATGCGCAACCTGTTGCGCAAGATGGGGCAGAAGAGCTTCCGTCCGGGCAACGCCGCAGCCATGTTCTTCCTGAACGCGACCAACCCCGAGACCATCAAGTTCATGCGCTCGGCCATGGTGGACGTGGGCTTCAAGGCCCAGCGCCTGGCCAACAACGTGCTGAAGCTCGCCGCGCGCAAACAGACCAGCGCACCGCCGGCCACGCTGGGCCCCGCGCCGATCAAAGAGCAGGTGATCCACTTCATCAACAAGAAGATGCCCGGTGGCCTGCCCAAGAAGACGGCGCGCGCGCTGCTGGACATCGAGGACAAGGACTACGTGCCCATCATCCGCAACCCGGTGGGCACGACGGCGGAAACCGAGGCGGTGTTCTATTTCCCCGGCTGCGGCTCGGAGCGACTGTTCAGCCAGGTGGGGCTGGCCACTCAGGCCATGCTCTGGCACGCGGGCGTGCAGACCGTGCTGCCGCCGGGTTATCTGTGCTGCGGCTACCCGCAGCGCGGCTCGGGCCAGTTCGACAAGGCCGAGAAGATCATCACCGACAACCGGGTGCTGTTCCACCGTGTGGCCAACACGCTGAACTACCTGGACATCAAGACCGTGGTGGTGAGCTGCGGCACCTGTTACGACCAGCTCCAGGGCTACGAATTCGACAAGATTTTCCCCGGCTGCCGCATCATCGACATCCACGAATACCTGCTGGAAAAAGGCATCACGCTGCCGGCCGGGCAGGGCGGTTACCTTTACCACGACCCTTGTCACACGCCGATGAAGCTGCAGGACCCGATGAAGACGGTGAAGGCGCTGGTGGGCGACAACGTGGTCGAGAGCAAACGCTGTTGCGGCGAGAGCGGCACGCTGGGCGTGACCCGGCCCGACATCTCGACCCAGATCCGTTTCCGCAAGGAAGAAGAGATCAAGAAGGGCGAGGCGCAGCTGCGCGCCGCCGGCACCGTGGGCGCCCAGGACAACATCAAGATGCTGACCTCGTGCCCGAGCTGTCTGCAAGGTCTGACGCGCTATGGCGACGACCTGAACAACGGTCTGCTCGAAGCCGACTACATCGTGGTCGAGATGGCCAACCAGATCCTGGGCAAGGACTGGCTGCCCGAGTACGTGGCCCAGGCCAACCAGGGCGGCATCGAACGCGTGCTGGTCTGA
- a CDS encoding gamma-butyrobetaine hydroxylase-like domain-containing protein — translation MAGLDKNTPTPQDITVHSQSRVLQVSFSDGSDFRIPFELMRVYSPSAEVQGHGPGQEVLQTGKREVDVVALEPVGNYAVQPTFSDGHDSGIFSWDYLYFLGVKQDELWADYQERLLQAGVDRDAAMPEKPGSACGSHSH, via the coding sequence ATGGCCGGACTCGACAAGAACACCCCGACACCGCAAGACATCACGGTGCACAGCCAGTCGCGTGTGCTTCAGGTGAGCTTCTCGGACGGCAGCGACTTCCGCATCCCGTTCGAACTGATGCGGGTGTATTCGCCATCGGCCGAGGTGCAGGGCCACGGCCCGGGGCAGGAAGTGCTACAGACCGGCAAGCGCGAGGTGGATGTGGTGGCGCTGGAGCCGGTTGGCAACTATGCCGTGCAACCCACCTTCAGCGACGGGCACGACAGCGGCATCTTTTCCTGGGACTACCTGTACTTCCTCGGTGTGAAGCAGGACGAGCTGTGGGCCGACTACCAGGAGCGCCTCCTGCAAGCGGGGGTTGACCGCGACGCCGCCATGCCGGAAAAACCAGGCTCGGCCTGCGGCAGCCACTCTCACTAG
- the ubiE gene encoding bifunctional demethylmenaquinone methyltransferase/2-methoxy-6-polyprenyl-1,4-benzoquinol methylase UbiE, which translates to MASTHFGFKTVDEQDKAKHVRSVFDSVAPKYDVMNDLMSAGLHRVWKRYTITVANPQPGDQVLDIAGGTGDLSLAFARKVGPTGRVVHTDINEAMLSEGRNRLLDLGVVLPTAVCDAEKLPFASGSFDIITVAFGLRNMTNKDHALGEMLRCLKPGGKLLVLEFSRVAKPLEKAYDWYSFNILPKLGKLVANDEDSYRYLAESIRMHPGQEELRQLMKSVGFGHVDVHNLSAGVVALHVGIKC; encoded by the coding sequence ATGGCCTCCACCCATTTCGGATTCAAGACCGTTGACGAACAGGACAAGGCGAAACACGTTCGCAGCGTGTTCGATTCCGTCGCACCCAAGTACGACGTGATGAACGACCTCATGTCGGCAGGCCTGCACCGTGTCTGGAAGCGTTACACGATCACGGTGGCGAATCCCCAGCCGGGCGATCAGGTGCTCGACATCGCCGGGGGAACCGGCGACCTGTCGCTGGCCTTTGCCAGGAAGGTCGGCCCCACCGGGCGCGTGGTGCACACCGACATCAACGAAGCGATGCTCAGCGAGGGACGCAATCGCCTGCTGGACCTCGGCGTGGTGCTGCCCACGGCGGTGTGTGACGCCGAAAAGTTGCCGTTCGCCAGCGGGTCGTTTGACATCATCACGGTGGCTTTCGGTCTGCGCAACATGACCAACAAGGACCACGCGCTGGGCGAGATGCTGCGGTGCCTCAAACCTGGGGGCAAATTGCTGGTGCTGGAGTTTTCCCGGGTGGCCAAGCCGCTGGAAAAAGCCTATGACTGGTATTCGTTCAACATCCTGCCGAAGCTGGGCAAGCTGGTGGCCAACGACGAGGACAGCTACCGCTACCTCGCCGAGTCCATCCGGATGCATCCGGGGCAAGAGGAGTTGAGACAGTTGATGAAGTCCGTGGGTTTTGGCCACGTGGATGTGCACAACCTCAGCGCCGGGGTGGTCGCGCTGCACGTGGGCATCAAGTGTTGA